Proteins encoded by one window of Acidobacteriota bacterium:
- a CDS encoding OsmC family peroxiredoxin, which yields MEAKKTFKVFHFKNAVAWQTAKRGTMTNIGHREVEIGSPPEFKGTEDVWCPEELLIGAVSSCLMLTFLNFAGRRRLGISAYESSAEATVENADGKYRVTCIQVRPMVSLGREN from the coding sequence ATGGAGGCGAAGAAGACGTTCAAGGTGTTTCATTTCAAAAACGCTGTCGCGTGGCAAACCGCCAAGCGGGGGACGATGACGAACATCGGGCACCGGGAGGTCGAGATCGGGAGCCCGCCGGAATTCAAGGGGACCGAGGATGTCTGGTGCCCGGAGGAGCTGCTGATTGGTGCGGTAAGTAGTTGCCTGATGCTCACCTTTCTGAATTTCGCGGGGCGCCGCCGACTGGGAATATCAGCTTATGAGAGCAGTGCCGAAGCAACCGTGGAGAACGCCGACGGGAAATACCGCGTGACCTGCATCCAGGTGCGGCCCATGGTATCGCTCGGCAGGGAGAAT